One part of the Amaranthus tricolor cultivar Red isolate AtriRed21 chromosome 16, ASM2621246v1, whole genome shotgun sequence genome encodes these proteins:
- the LOC130802997 gene encoding uncharacterized protein LOC130802997: MEDEENETVILKLLIDSKTNKVLFAESGKDFVDFLFHIMSLPVGTIIRLLTAKGMVGCLGSLYNSIETLSTDYFQPNLNKNTLLKPTVSVNVPLLSLNGANTASHKKMYLCCYCRRNYTDCSGVKCKSCNQQMSTELNYIAPPADSQNASSSIGIGSDGYVKGVVTYMVMDNLEVKPMSTISSITLMNKFGVKDVSLLVEKEVQVRLNEGLAMLKASMETNTVLTTVFLRKKLSI, from the exons atggaagatgAAGAGAATGAAACGGTAATTTTAAAGCTTCTGATTGattcaaaaacaaacaaagtattgTTCGCAGAAAGTGGGAAAGATTTTGTGGATTTCTTATTCCATATAATGTCTTTACCAGTTGGTACTATCATCCGACTCTTAACTGCCAAGGGCATGGTGGGTTGTCTAGGATCACTTTACAATAGCATCGAGACTCTCAGCACTGATTATTTTCAACCAAATCTGAACAAAAACACTTTATTGAAGCCAACTGTATCTGTCAATGTTCCTTTACTTTCATTAAATGGTGCGAATACAGCATCCCACAAGAAAATGTATCTGTGCTGCTATTGTCGTCGAAATTATACAGACTGTTCAGGGGTAAAATGTAAGAGCTGCAATCAGCAAATGTCGACTGAGCTGAATTATATCGCGCCCCCAGCGGATTCTCAGAATGCGTCATCAAGCATTGGGATTGGAAGTGATGGATATGTGAAGGGAGTGGTAACTTATATGGTTATGGATAATTTGGAGGTTAAACCCATGTCTACCATTTCTAGTATTACTCTTATGAATAAATTTGGTGTTAAGGATGTTTCTCTTTTGGTTGAGAAAGAAGTTCAAGTTCGCCTTAATGag GGATTAGCAATGTTGAAGGCGTCGATGGAGACCAACACTGTATTGACCACTGTGTTCCTTCGTAAGAAGCTTTCCATCTAA